One region of Hydrogenobaculum sp. Y04AAS1 genomic DNA includes:
- a CDS encoding sulfurtransferase TusA family protein, with translation MLDDIKADVEHNVCGTYCPIPISELSNQMKQMRIGQVIELIADDPGVVEDVPTWCKATGQEFLGIYEEDGEFHAFVKKVKD, from the coding sequence ATGCTAGATGATATTAAGGCAGATGTAGAGCATAACGTTTGCGGTACTTATTGTCCTATACCTATATCAGAGTTAAGCAATCAAATGAAACAGATGCGGATAGGACAAGTAATTGAGCTTATAGCAGATGATCCTGGCGTAGTAGAAGATGTACCAACGTGGTGCAAAGCCACTGGTCAAGAGTTTTTAGGAATTTATGAAGAAGACGGCGAGTTTCACGCTTTTGTAAAAAAAGTTAAAGACTGA
- a CDS encoding iron-sulfur cluster assembly scaffold protein → MFEYSDIVLDHFLNPRNVGVLEDANGVGQCGNPACGDAMLFTIKVNPQNNVIEDVRFKTFGCGSAIAVSSMLTEMIKGKDINYALNLTYKDIFDQLGGLPPQKIHCTNLGLETLHVAIRDYLTKQGRLEEANAIPTCFEESEEEESQEFGFLTT, encoded by the coding sequence ATGTTTGAATATAGTGATATAGTTTTGGATCACTTCCTTAACCCAAGAAACGTAGGAGTTTTGGAAGATGCCAACGGCGTAGGCCAATGTGGAAACCCAGCTTGCGGAGACGCAATGCTTTTTACCATAAAGGTAAATCCACAAAACAATGTTATAGAAGATGTGAGGTTTAAAACCTTTGGATGCGGTTCTGCCATAGCTGTTTCTTCTATGCTTACCGAAATGATAAAAGGAAAAGACATAAACTATGCTCTAAATCTTACATACAAAGATATATTTGACCAACTTGGTGGGTTGCCACCCCAAAAAATACACTGTACAAATTTAGGTCTTGAAACACTTCACGTAGCTATAAGAGATTATCTTACAAAACAAGGAAGATTAGAAGAGGCAAACGCTATACCGACATGTTTTGAAGAGTCAGAGGAAGAAGAAAGTCAAGAGTTTGGTTTCTTAACCACATAA
- the purM gene encoding phosphoribosylformylglycinamidine cyclo-ligase: MSTYKEAGVDIEKADRFVGFLKERLNNLNKNLKQALPFGAFAAGFLVEDCDLVITSTTDGVGTKLKIAQNVNIHNTVGIDLVAMNVNDIITTGSKPIAFLDYIAIGMIEGSTINPLIEGIITGCEEANTPLVGGETAEMPSFYKDGEYDLAGFCIGICKKDEIVTGQDVKENDIIIAIPSSGFHSNGFSLVRYILEKHNIKYNDYIKEFGKELWEILLTPTRIYVKDVLELKNKIKIKAMAHITGGGIPGNITRVIPYGLRAVISAYPVPDLFLWFQKLGNIKKEEMYKTFNMGVGFMIIIEEKDKEVALNTIKDSFVVGYIEQSKDNSKIVLNDI, from the coding sequence ATGAGCACTTACAAAGAAGCAGGTGTTGATATAGAAAAAGCAGATCGTTTTGTAGGCTTTTTAAAAGAAAGACTTAACAATCTTAACAAAAACCTAAAACAAGCATTACCCTTTGGGGCTTTTGCGGCAGGTTTTTTGGTAGAAGATTGCGATTTGGTAATTACATCCACCACAGACGGGGTTGGCACAAAGCTAAAAATAGCCCAAAACGTAAATATACACAACACAGTAGGCATAGACTTAGTAGCAATGAACGTAAACGATATAATTACCACTGGCTCAAAGCCAATAGCATTTTTAGATTATATAGCCATAGGCATGATTGAAGGGTCTACAATAAACCCGCTGATAGAAGGCATTATAACAGGTTGCGAAGAAGCAAATACACCTCTTGTGGGTGGAGAAACTGCGGAAATGCCTTCTTTCTACAAAGACGGTGAATACGATTTAGCTGGTTTTTGCATAGGTATTTGTAAAAAAGATGAGATTGTTACAGGGCAAGATGTAAAAGAGAATGATATTATAATTGCTATACCATCTTCTGGATTTCACAGCAACGGTTTTTCCCTTGTAAGATATATATTAGAAAAGCACAATATTAAATACAATGATTATATAAAAGAGTTTGGAAAAGAACTTTGGGAAATATTACTAACACCTACAAGGATATACGTAAAAGATGTTTTGGAGCTTAAAAACAAAATAAAGATAAAAGCTATGGCTCATATAACAGGCGGTGGAATACCGGGAAACATAACGAGGGTTATACCATATGGTTTAAGAGCCGTGATATCAGCTTATCCGGTACCGGATTTATTTTTATGGTTTCAAAAGCTTGGAAACATAAAAAAAGAAGAAATGTACAAAACTTTTAATATGGGAGTAGGGTTTATGATTATTATCGAAGAAAAAGATAAAGAGGTTGCTTTGAACACTATAAAAGATTCTTTTGTTGTAGGGTATATAGAACAATCAAAAGATAATAGCAAAATTGTTTTAAATGACATATAG
- the thpR gene encoding RNA 2',3'-cyclic phosphodiesterase, protein MRFFVGIFTTKKLEEHVNRLKTEISNEILGKWVEPQNLHITLQFIGNVEESKRINLLYNLEEISKNFSPFTVAYTGVGAFPNTSKPRILWIGISKGANSLKILANKIIKANAKSGIELESKPFYPHVSICRISEIISNKIYPFMRKHKDMFFLEEEITKIALVKSSLTSVGPIYTIIEEFYLKGSDVKV, encoded by the coding sequence ATGAGATTTTTTGTAGGGATTTTTACCACAAAAAAATTAGAAGAGCACGTAAATAGGCTAAAAACCGAAATTTCCAATGAAATATTAGGTAAATGGGTAGAACCTCAAAATCTCCATATTACTTTGCAGTTTATAGGTAATGTGGAAGAGTCAAAAAGGATAAATCTTCTTTATAATTTAGAAGAAATATCAAAAAACTTTTCACCTTTCACAGTAGCTTATACTGGTGTTGGGGCTTTCCCAAACACTAGCAAGCCACGTATTCTTTGGATAGGTATATCCAAAGGAGCAAATAGTTTAAAGATTTTGGCAAACAAAATAATAAAAGCAAATGCTAAAAGCGGTATAGAACTAGAATCAAAACCTTTTTATCCGCACGTAAGCATATGTAGAATAAGCGAAATAATTTCAAACAAAATATATCCATTTATGAGAAAACACAAAGATATGTTCTTTTTAGAAGAAGAAATTACAAAAATAGCTCTTGTTAAAAGCTCACTAACAAGCGTAGGGCCTATATACACAATCATAGAAGAATTTTATCTAAAAGGGAGCGATGTGAAAGTATGA
- the asd gene encoding aspartate-semialdehyde dehydrogenase, whose translation MVNVAIVGATGEVGRTFLKVLEERNFPVKELRLFASSKSEGRTMTFKGHEYKMEALEKQTSFKGIDIALFSAGSSVSKEWAPKFAQDGVVVIDNSSAWRMDDDVPLVVPEVNKEDIKKHKGIIANPNCSTIQMLVAIKPIYDEFGISKIIVSTYQAVSGAGAKAIEELKIQAENWCQKKRIEPNHVLPKRIAFNVIPQIDVFLEDGYTKEETKMLNETRKMLHDNDIRVSATTVRVPVFYGHSEAISLELKKELDIQRVRELLRKAPGVILMDEPKDGVYPIPIVVEGRDEVFVGRIRKDRAFDNGLSMWVVADNIRKGAATNAIQIAEVLYESR comes from the coding sequence ATGGTAAATGTTGCTATTGTTGGTGCTACTGGCGAAGTAGGAAGAACGTTTTTAAAGGTTTTGGAAGAAAGGAACTTTCCCGTCAAAGAACTTAGGCTTTTTGCATCTTCAAAGTCAGAAGGCAGAACAATGACTTTTAAGGGCCACGAGTATAAGATGGAGGCTCTCGAAAAACAAACGTCTTTTAAAGGTATAGATATAGCGCTTTTTTCTGCTGGTTCCTCGGTTAGCAAAGAATGGGCTCCTAAGTTTGCTCAAGATGGTGTTGTGGTGATAGATAATTCTTCAGCTTGGAGAATGGACGATGATGTGCCATTGGTAGTGCCAGAGGTAAATAAAGAAGATATAAAAAAACATAAAGGTATAATAGCAAATCCAAACTGCTCTACCATTCAAATGCTTGTGGCTATAAAACCCATATACGATGAGTTTGGTATATCAAAGATTATAGTATCTACTTATCAAGCGGTATCAGGAGCTGGGGCTAAAGCTATAGAAGAGCTAAAAATCCAGGCAGAAAATTGGTGCCAGAAAAAAAGGATAGAACCAAATCATGTTTTGCCAAAGCGAATAGCTTTTAACGTGATACCTCAGATAGATGTATTTTTAGAGGACGGATACACCAAAGAAGAAACAAAGATGTTAAACGAAACAAGAAAGATGCTTCACGACAACGATATAAGAGTATCTGCCACCACCGTGAGAGTACCTGTGTTTTATGGACACTCAGAAGCCATAAGCTTAGAACTAAAAAAAGAACTTGATATTCAAAGAGTAAGAGAGCTTTTAAGAAAAGCCCCAGGTGTAATCCTCATGGATGAGCCGAAGGATGGTGTGTATCCAATACCAATAGTGGTAGAAGGAAGAGATGAGGTATTTGTAGGAAGGATAAGAAAAGATAGGGCTTTTGACAACGGTTTATCTATGTGGGTAGTGGCAGACAACATAAGAAAAGGTGCTGCCACAAATGCAATCCAAATAGCGGAGGTGCTTTATGAAAGTAGATGA
- a CDS encoding iron-sulfur cluster assembly scaffold protein, with product MKVDEYLKAGLKNEVSESLEGLMSGLCKEGCHRLELFIKKENDAIVDCKFKATKRCKKLLAVSDFLCEELKGKTSIDKNALKQKALEYFKEEKEKDKVENRIDIFLSALDEALGKA from the coding sequence ATGAAAGTAGATGAATATTTAAAGGCTGGTCTTAAAAATGAAGTTTCAGAAAGTTTAGAAGGTTTGATGTCTGGGCTTTGTAAAGAGGGTTGTCATCGTCTTGAGCTTTTCATAAAAAAAGAAAACGATGCTATAGTAGATTGTAAGTTTAAAGCTACAAAACGCTGTAAAAAACTCTTAGCGGTCTCAGATTTCTTATGCGAAGAGCTAAAAGGTAAAACATCTATAGACAAAAATGCCTTAAAACAAAAAGCCTTAGAGTATTTTAAGGAAGAAAAGGAAAAAGACAAGGTAGAAAATCGTATAGATATATTTTTAAGCGCTTTGGATGAAGCCCTTGGCAAAGCCTAA
- a CDS encoding DUF523 and DUF1722 domain-containing protein — MKPLAKPNVLVSACFFEACRYNGAYISDAFVKSLSNFVNTVKVCPEVEIGLGIPRDPILIQKEDDHLKLIQPSTGLDLTEKMTNFSKNFVKNLNIDGAILKSKSPSCGVYSAKYFHKNAQSLGKGPGFFAKELLDAFEDYPIEEEKRLLDDGIRYDFLTKIFAIADLRENFEHMKDYSELIEFHTRYKFMLMYYNQNIMRFLGRFVASSKNEDFNSVKDTYKKQFLKALNSKRKRLNHINVMEHIFGYFSRKLNNAERRHFMEVLKLFKEDKIDIFVPLYMLKSFAIRFGDEYILKQTYLEPFLKELI; from the coding sequence ATGAAGCCCTTGGCAAAGCCTAATGTTCTTGTAAGCGCTTGTTTTTTTGAGGCTTGTAGATACAACGGCGCTTATATATCCGATGCTTTTGTTAAAAGCCTATCAAACTTTGTAAACACAGTCAAAGTATGCCCAGAAGTGGAGATAGGGCTTGGCATACCAAGAGACCCTATTTTAATACAAAAAGAAGATGATCATCTAAAACTTATCCAGCCTTCCACAGGGCTTGATTTAACCGAAAAGATGACAAACTTTTCAAAAAACTTTGTTAAAAACCTAAACATAGACGGGGCTATACTAAAATCAAAATCTCCCTCTTGCGGGGTTTACAGTGCAAAGTATTTTCATAAGAACGCTCAAAGCCTTGGCAAAGGCCCAGGGTTTTTTGCAAAAGAACTTCTTGATGCTTTTGAAGATTATCCTATAGAAGAAGAAAAAAGGCTTTTGGATGATGGTATAAGGTATGATTTTCTTACAAAAATATTTGCTATAGCAGACTTAAGAGAAAACTTTGAACATATGAAAGATTATTCTGAGCTTATAGAATTTCATACAAGGTATAAGTTTATGCTGATGTATTACAATCAAAATATTATGAGATTTTTAGGTAGATTTGTGGCGTCTTCTAAAAATGAAGATTTTAACAGCGTAAAAGATACATATAAAAAGCAGTTTTTAAAAGCCCTAAACTCCAAAAGAAAAAGATTAAACCATATAAATGTTATGGAACATATCTTTGGTTATTTTTCAAGAAAGCTAAACAACGCCGAAAGAAGGCATTTTATGGAAGTGCTTAAACTTTTTAAAGAAGATAAAATAGATATTTTTGTACCTCTTTACATGCTAAAATCTTTTGCTATTAGATTTGGCGATGAGTATATATTAAAACAAACTTATCTAGAACCATTTCTAAAGGAGCTTATATGA